A single window of Populus nigra chromosome 17, ddPopNigr1.1, whole genome shotgun sequence DNA harbors:
- the LOC133677660 gene encoding probable membrane-associated kinase regulator 4: MLHEMATNPSLCIHADDDCIEMELSSTSNFICYSISSPPQSREFEFQMSSVSHGREATTSPADELFYKGKLLPLHLPPRLLMVQKLLQNPTTTTLNSKKESAFEENYVIPFTTSSTAPSTNINTPLESCSISPSESCRVSSELNPGEYFFEWPTEANCFLGDHQKKSWTKKLKQSSLGLKLKASRAYLKSLFKRSGCTDESCAKAACNAEDETVSNGQDCLNKYMKVPKKSPFGNIDNDRCRISNTLKRSFEKEMAEDGFRCQRRSFSGAIQWHSATKSSSFSSSSGLSSSSSSFSFSSNGFCDLQLLKRSGSSNSEFESSITEAIAHCKRSHHLFSSRKSSSEVGVCSLSASVIAARGDQETPRLRSI, from the coding sequence ATGCTACATGAAATGGCCACAAACCCATCTTTGTGTATTCATGCAGATGATGACTGCATTGAAATGGAATTGAGCTCCACTTCGAACTTCATTTGTTACTCCATTAGCTCTCCACCACAGAGCAGAGAGTTTGAGTTCCAAATGTCTTCAGTTTCTCATGGTAGAGAAGCCACAACATCCCCAGCTGATGAACTCTTCTACAAGGGAAAACTCCTCCCTCTTCATCTCCCTCCTCGCTTGCTAATGGTTCAAAAGCTCCTCCAAaaccccaccaccaccaccttaaACAGTAAAAAAGAATCAGCCTTTGAAGAAAACTATGTCATTCCCTTCACCACTAGCTCCACTGCACCTTCCACTAACATCAATACCCCATTGGAATCTTGCAGTATCTCACCATCAGAATCTTGCAGGGTTAGTAGTGAACTAAACCCAGGTGAATATTTCTTTGAATGGCCAACTGAAGCTAACTGTTTCCTGGGAGATCATCAAAAGAAGTCTTGGACTAAGAAGCTAAAGCAATCCTCGCTTGGTCTCAAACTCAAGGCTTCAAGAGCATATCTAAAGTCTTTGTTTAAAAGGTCTGGTTGCACAGACGAATCCTGTGCTAAAGCGGCATGCAATGCAGAAGATGAAACTGTTTCAAACGGCCAGGACTGTTTGAATAAGTACATGAAAGTACCGAAGAAGAGTCCTTTTGGGAATATTGATAATGACAGATGCAGGATATCAAACACTCTCAAGAGAAGCTTTGAGAAAGAGATGGCTGAAGATGGTTTTCGTTGCCAAAGGAGGTCTTTCTCTGGGGCAATTCAATGGCATTCTGCAACCAAGTCTTCATCCTTTTCATCTTCATCTGGTttgtcttcttcatcttcatccttTTCATTTAGTTCAAATGGGTTCTGTGACTTACAACTGCTCAAGAGAAGTGGCAGTTCAAATTCAGAGTTTGAGAGTTCAATTACAGAAGCAATTGCTCATTGTAAAAGGTCACATCATTTGTTTAGTTCAAGAAAGAGTTCAAGTGAAGTTGGAGTCTGTTCATTGTCTGCTTCAGTAATTGCAGCTCGTGGGGATCAAGAGACTCCTAGGCTACGCAGCATATAA